The sequence below is a genomic window from Massilia oculi.
GAGGCGACCAAGGACATCCCGATCGTCATGATCACTTCGCGCACGGCGGACAAGCACCGCAACGTGGCGATGGGGCTGGGCGTGAATGCCTATTACGGCAAGCCGTACCAGGAGCCGGTGCTGCTGGCGGCGATCGAAGAGCTGCTCAAGCGCTGACGTCTTTTTTGACCACGGCGAAGCGCTCGAGCGTACGCTTGCGCGCCGCGTCGTGGTCCACGACCGGCGCCGGATAATTCTCACCCAGCACCACGCCGCGTTCGGTCAGCGCTTCCGCTTCTACCTGCCAGGGCGCGTGGATCTGCTTCGCATCCAGCTTGCCCAGTTGCGGCAGGTAGCGCCGGATGAATTCCCCGCGCGCGTCGAAGCGCGTCGACTGCGTCACCGGATTGAAGATCCTGAACCATGGCTGGGCATCGCAGCCGGTCGACGCCGCCCACTGCCAGCCGCCGTTGTTCGAGGCCATCTCGTAGTCGTTCAGCTTCAGCGCGAAATAGCGCTCGCCGCGGCGCCAATCGATGCCGAGGTCCTTGGTGAGAAAACTGGCCGTCACCATGCGCAGCCGGTTGTGCATGAAGCCGGTCGTGTTCAGCTGCACCATGGCCGCATCGACCAGCGGATAGCCGGTGCGGCCTTCGCACCAGGCGGCGAACAACGCATCGGCTTCGGGCCCTTCGTCCCACCGCACCGCGTCGAAGGCCGGCTTGAAGGAGCGCTCGACCACGTGCGGGTTCTGCGCCAGCACCATCGCATAGAAATCGCGCCAGATGAGTTCGGACAGCCATACCGAGGCGCCGTCGCCGCCGGCGCCAGACAGCATCAATTGCTGGGCCGTGCGCACCAAATGGCGGATCGAGGTGGTGCCGAAGCGCAGATGCGCCGATAACCTCGACGTGCCATCCTCGGCCGGGAAATCGCGCGCGCGGCCGTAGTCGGCGATGTCTTCCACGAAGGCCTCGAACAGCGCTTCGGCGCCTTCCATCCCGGTCGGCAGCGGCGGTTCGCCGGACTCGAAGCCGATGTCTTCCAGCGAAGGCAGGGCAGATGATGATGCAGGCGGCGCGAACGCATGCGCATAGGCATCGACCGGATACGCCGCCAGCGTGTCGGGACGCGCCGCCAGCCGCTTGAGCCAGGCGTTCTTGTAGGGGGTGAAGACCGAGAATGGCTGGCCCGCCAGGGTCAGCACTTCCTCCTTCTCGAAGATGACCTGGTCCTTGTACGCATGGAAGGCGCGGCCTTGCCCCGCCAGCAGCTGGGCCACCTCGTCATCGCGCGCGATCGCCAGCGGTTCATAGTCGGTGCAAGCATGCACTGCGTCAACATCGAGTGCGTTCGCCAACGCCGCCACCTCATCCCGGGCGCTGCCGTGGCGCACGATGAGGTAGCCTCCAAGACGACGCAATTCCTCATCCAGGCTGGCCAGGCTGGCGTGAATGAAACGCAGGCGCCGATCGTCGCGCGGCAAGCCGTCGAGAATCTCGGTGTCATAGACGAAGACGCAAAACACCTGTTGCGAACTGCGCAAGGCATGGTGGAGGGCGGCGTGGTCGAATGCGCGCAGGTCGCGCCGGAACCAGACTAAAGATTTGCTCAAATTCATTGCTGTGTGCGTGGTCAAGGTGGGAGCAGATTTTACTGTCTAGGATCGGACCGTGGCGTGCGTGTCGTGATGCTTCCGGGGGTGCTCCGGCCAAATGGGTGTAAACTAGGGAAAAGCGTAACGTTGTGCTGCAGAACGTTGGCAGTCGATCATGTTTTAACGCAAGAGTGCGCCTTTTGAGAGTATCCGTATGAAAAAAAGCAAAGTTGGCAAAACTCTACCGATGCCCGGCATGCCCCGGGAGCAGGATGAAGGGCTCGCCAAGGCCGGTCCGGCAGCATCCGGGCTCAACCTTGCGAACCACTTCCTGATCGCCATGCCATCGATCCAGGATCCGATCTTCGGCGGCACCGTCGTCTATGTCTGCGAGCACAACGACAAGGGCGTGCTGGGCGTGGTCATCAACAAGCCGACCGACATGACGATGGAAACCCTGTTCGACCGCGTCGACCTGAAGCTGGCCGAAGGCCTGCGCGCGACCGTGGTGGACGAGCCGATCATGTTCGGCGGGCCGGTCCAGGACGACCGCGGCTTCGTGCTGCACTCGCCTGGCGGGCGCTATTCCTCGTCCCTCAACGTCACCGACGACGTCTCCTTCACGACCTCGATCGACGTGCTCGAAGCCGTCGCCAGCGGCGGCGGCCCCGCGCGCATGCTGGTTTCGATCGGCTACGCCGGCTGGAGCCCCGGCCAGCTCGAAGAAGAAATCTCGCGCAACGGCTGGCTGACGGTGGGCGCCGACGCGCGCGTGCTGTTCGACCTGCCGATCGAGGAGCGCTACAACGCCGCCATCAAACTGCTGGGGATCGATCCCTTCATGCTCGCCACCGAAGCCGGCCATGCGTAGTTCGTTGTACCTGCACCGCGACGCATGATGGTGGATATCGTTCTCGGCTTCGACTTCGGCGTCAAGCGGATCGGCATCGCCATGGGCAACACCCTGACCGGGCAGGCGCAGCCGCTGCGCGTCATCGCCGCCATCGACAACGCCACCCGCTTCAAGATCATCGGCGAGCTGATCGCCGAGTGGCGCCCGGCGCGCCTGGTGGTGGGCGAGCCGCGCCATCCCGACGGCGCCGAGCACGACATGACCCTGCGCAGCCGCCGCTTCGCCAACCAATTGCATGGCCGCTTCAACCTGCCGGTCGAGCTGGTCGACGAGCGCTATTCGTCGGCCGTGATCGCGTCGAAACGCGGCGAAGTCATCGACGACAAGGCGGCTGCCATTATTTTGCAGCAATACTTTGACTCATTTGCTCAACCTTATGTCCACAACTAACCTTGATTTAGATGCCGAGGCGCTCTACCGCGAGCTGCTGGCCCAGGTCCGCGCGGGCCTGGACGGCGTGCCCGACGCCGCCATCGTCGGCATTCATTCCGGCGGCGCCTGGCTGGCCGAGCGGCTGGCGCGCGACCTCGATCTCACCGCCCGCCTGGGCTCGATCGACGTGTCGTTCTACCGCGACGACTATGCGCGCAAGGGCCTGCACCCCGACGTGAAGCCGACCCACATCCGCTTCCCCGTCGACGGCGCGACGGTCGTGCTGGTCGACGACGTGCTGCAGACCGGCCGCACCACGCGCGCCGCGATCAACGTGCTGTTCGACTACGGCCGGCCAAGCTGCATCAAGCTGGCCGCGCTGGCCGACCGCGGCGGGCGCGAGCTGCCGGTGGCGGCCGATTTCGTCGGCACCCGCGCGTCGCTCGCGGCAAACCAGTCGCT
It includes:
- a CDS encoding cryptochrome/photolyase family protein — its product is MNLSKSLVWFRRDLRAFDHAALHHALRSSQQVFCVFVYDTEILDGLPRDDRRLRFIHASLASLDEELRRLGGYLIVRHGSARDEVAALANALDVDAVHACTDYEPLAIARDDEVAQLLAGQGRAFHAYKDQVIFEKEEVLTLAGQPFSVFTPYKNAWLKRLAARPDTLAAYPVDAYAHAFAPPASSSALPSLEDIGFESGEPPLPTGMEGAEALFEAFVEDIADYGRARDFPAEDGTSRLSAHLRFGTTSIRHLVRTAQQLMLSGAGGDGASVWLSELIWRDFYAMVLAQNPHVVERSFKPAFDAVRWDEGPEADALFAAWCEGRTGYPLVDAAMVQLNTTGFMHNRLRMVTASFLTKDLGIDWRRGERYFALKLNDYEMASNNGGWQWAASTGCDAQPWFRIFNPVTQSTRFDARGEFIRRYLPQLGKLDAKQIHAPWQVEAEALTERGVVLGENYPAPVVDHDAARKRTLERFAVVKKDVSA
- a CDS encoding YqgE/AlgH family protein produces the protein MPREQDEGLAKAGPAASGLNLANHFLIAMPSIQDPIFGGTVVYVCEHNDKGVLGVVINKPTDMTMETLFDRVDLKLAEGLRATVVDEPIMFGGPVQDDRGFVLHSPGGRYSSSLNVTDDVSFTTSIDVLEAVASGGGPARMLVSIGYAGWSPGQLEEEISRNGWLTVGADARVLFDLPIEERYNAAIKLLGIDPFMLATEAGHA
- the ruvX gene encoding Holliday junction resolvase RuvX, giving the protein MVDIVLGFDFGVKRIGIAMGNTLTGQAQPLRVIAAIDNATRFKIIGELIAEWRPARLVVGEPRHPDGAEHDMTLRSRRFANQLHGRFNLPVELVDERYSSAVIASKRGEVIDDKAAAIILQQYFDSFAQPYVHN
- the pyrR gene encoding bifunctional pyr operon transcriptional regulator/uracil phosphoribosyltransferase PyrR; translated protein: MSTTNLDLDAEALYRELLAQVRAGLDGVPDAAIVGIHSGGAWLAERLARDLDLTARLGSIDVSFYRDDYARKGLHPDVKPTHIRFPVDGATVVLVDDVLQTGRTTRAAINVLFDYGRPSCIKLAALADRGGRELPVAADFVGTRASLAANQSLCLQRDETGQLSLTIEEDNADPAQ